Genomic DNA from Hordeum vulgare subsp. vulgare chromosome 2H, MorexV3_pseudomolecules_assembly, whole genome shotgun sequence:
TATACTTGATTTCTTGTTTGCATAACCATTGTGATCTTCACTGAAGATATTTTGGCGATCGCTGCGACTTTGTTGTATTATATTGCTATTACATGCCAATGGAATCGTAACTTCTGTGTATCTCATGTAGTAatcatgcatgttattgttactcACTGGTTTTGAATCTCTTTCCCCCTTTTTTTGGTAGCAATGGGTGATCCTCTTGGTGGTTGCTGCATCACTCCAGATGGATATGCACTGTTACTAACAAAGGTATGCATTTGCAGGCTTGCAGAAAAATGACATTTATTTAACTCAGTGAACCATGCACTCCTGGCCTTAAAAAATATTGATCATGCTTGAGCTTGGAGTTTGCATATGCTAGAGTAATGCTTATCTGTTTGCCTGTCATTCCTTTTTGTTGTCATGCTTTGCTGTTACCTATTAGAAAATTATCATTTGATCTCATCAATTTATTGCTGCTTCcaatccaaaataagtgtcttggtTTTAGTTCAATCCAAaccacgacacttattttggatcggagggagtactatcTTTTTTCTTCTTGTACTTTCTGCTCAGCTGATCGGTGCTTATGCTTGTGCCTGTCTGCCTATTACCTGCAGCTGTTAGGCTTTGCAAAAGGAAGGATTGTCATGGCTCTTGAAGGAGGTTATAACCTTAAGTCCATAGCAAACtcagtttgtgtttgtgcaaaagTTTTGCTGGGAGATAACTTCACATATAACTCTCCACGGATGCAACCATTCGAATCTACATGGAAAGTCATACAAATGGTAATGGTCAGCAATGTACTATTTCTGTGCAATTCTGGTCTTGCTATAAATTTCTGTAATTAAgttttcaccccccccccccccccaaaaaaaaaaaaaacactgATCAGGTACGCAATGAATTAAAGGCATACTGGCCTGTTTTGAGCAGTAAGCTTCCAGATAACGTACCTTTGAGGAGCACACCATCATATATCGAGGTAAATTTCCTCTTTCTGACATTTTTTTCTTGGAGACTTGATTTGGGGCCTGCTTGGTTTAACCTCTGACTaatgaattgtgcatttgtgctgttatctactccctccgtcccaaaataactgtctcaactttgtactagctctagtacaaagttatactaagcttaagacacttattttggaacggagggagtacaagatgTGGATTGCTTCGTTCCATATCTATTTGCTGGGAAACTTTACACCCTTTTCTCTTACTTTCTACAGACATGTCATATTAATAGTTGCAGGCTTGCAGCTTTCAAACCACATTCTTAATGGATAATTATTTTTTGTTCCAGGATTTAATTGAAGTACCAAATGTAGCCCAATTCCATAGGTGAATGCATGTTCATGAGTTATGTGGAATTGTGGACTGTTACACAGCTCAGTTGATAGGCTATTTCCATATTATCCGCAGGCAGCCCATACTTGAtgaacctttttcttttcttgttgtgATAAATGCTTGCTTCATGTATATATGTTTTAAGGTGCCTATCAAGTCTTAACTCTTGGAAAAGCTCATAcagagttatacagctcaaccaTATTTAAAATGTGCATCTTTAATTATCTCGTGTCAATAGTTTGATTTACCATTTATGCCTCTTGATACTTGGAGGCTTACTGCATAGCTGAGACGAATTGTAGAAAGTATTAACCCAATGGTGGGGCCCTTGAATAATTCCTCTTTCTTGTTTTCCCCTTTGGGGAATGAACAGCCGTATGCATCCTCTGGTTCTGAGTCTGATGTTGAAGATGTTAGTGAGCTTCCTGATGCTATTTCATCTGCCAATGTTATTCAAGTTGAGGATGATGTTTTAAGTGCACATATCACAATGTTGAAACTTGACGAAGATAACCTTGCGacgaagaacaactcaagtgattCAGTTCAAGCACAAGACGACGGACCTGTCGCGGCGTCTACAAGAATATATGATGTAACATTTACTTGGAGATTAACATTGTCAAAAGTTTATGTTTGGTATGCCAGCTTTGGTTCAAACATGTggaaaccaaggttcttgtgctacatTGAAGGGGGGAAGGTAAAGTTGAAAACACATCGTCTTTTATATCCTGCAAGGAACAATAGGTTCCGTGTTTTGTAGCCTGTTGCTGCATTCATCACATCGTTGATTTCTCGGGGAGATTTCATCTGGTACACGCCTTTAGAAAAATAGTTTACGGAACTCAAATCACTTACAGGGTACTTCTGTATCTCTCAAACAAATCGGGAAAACATATTTCTTGACTGCGTACATAGTCTGCTACGCGTCGATGTATCAATTCAATTGGAGAAGTTGTTGCTGCCCAGAATGATGGCAGCTCACACTAACAATCGAACGAACCTTCTCTACCCCATGGCTCTTCGAGCATGATTGGTTCGATGCCAAATGTTGGCATGCCAATATTTGGCAAATACCAGATGTTGGCTATCAACTTTTCTTGTCAGCCTCACAAAAAGTTGCCAATATTTGGCAACTTATGATTTTGCCAAATGTTGGCTTGCCGAATATTGGTAATGCCAAATGTTGGCATCATCCCTTCTTCGCTGCTCCTCCTAGTTGGTTGGGTCTAGCACTGTATGAATCACAGTTGTTGACCTGGGGATTGGTGTCTATGAATGGGAAGCTTCACCACCATTGGTTGTAGCAATGTCGGAATAGATTGAACTGGCTGCGGCTCCTTTATCTTCACTCCATCTTCTAGCGGATGCAGATGGGGTTGGGCCTGGAGGCGGGCGGGCTGTGTGGGTTGGGCCATGCTGAATATCCAATCACGTGAAATAGGCTGCATTGCCCTTTATGACGTAGTGTCTTGTTCTAATCCCCACCATTGACCCACATGGAATTTGTGAAGTTTTCTAAAAaggtctaccccccccccccccccaatccaTATCAATTGACGCTCCTTTAGGCTCGCACAACCTTGTACTAAAGCAACATCAATTAATATGcatcggagggagtagtacaaCACACCCCCTTCGCCTTATTACAGCCcttgttttttccttttctagtaAGCAGTATGCTTAGCGTGAAAGATTGCTATTCATCTTGATCTCTGACAGGTTAATGGTATGCGTATATCATGCTTTGGTTCACATGACACAAGCCCACCAAGAGGTACAATGTGGAGGACTGTGCCTCATAGATTGTTTTTTGGGAGATCTTCTACCCCTGCCTGGGGTACCGGTGGTGTTGCTTTCCTCAACCCTGAGATAAACTACAATGCTGAGTCATATGTCTGCATGTACAAAATAACGTATGTATATTGTAACCACATCTACATTGTATTGATCCTTGATTCAGGGCTGGGTGGAAACTGATCTTTTGTCAACGCTCTGATATCATCATAAATTTCCGTTTTTTTACAGGCTTGAGCAGTTCAATGATGTATTGTTTCAAGAGAACAGTTTAGTGAAGGATAACAGCGAAGATGGAAAACTTGAGTCTCCCAGCTCTCCTTTGATTGGCTTGTCCGAAATAGAGTCTGTCTCTTCAAACAAAGCTCTTCATCTTGAACCTATTAAGGTTTGATTTGCTGCTTTAAGCGTACAGTTCTCCTTTGCATACAGTTTTCCATATGCCTATAAATGAGAATAGTTAATATCGCATCATTGATAAAAAAAAATGCTCTTAAGGGTGACTGCTCTTCCGGTAGCACTTTGATAAAGGACACACACAACCTCTTTCATGGCCATCACTGGCAGAATCTCTCACTCTTACCAGATGAAGGGTAATGCCTGCTGTTAAAACTTAAAAGAGTATCCTTTGGTAAGGAAATTCCATGTCCTGCCTCTTTGGTCTGTAAAGGTCCATCTGAACTTAGAAGTTATAAGTGCCTGTATTACCTGGGACCAGTTTGGAATGCTATCTTGGGTTTGAAGCTCTTTAAACATCATTATACCAGTTAAATAAGGTAGCACGTTAAATtagcatccccccccccccccgtaatAATGGGCACATTTCTGATGCCGCTTTATCCATGGGCAGATGGCTGACAATAATTTTGTAAATAAATCTGGCACTACTGATGTTTTCATTTCAGTCAATTATCTTGCAACTTATTAGTTTCATAAATTCTGGAATATTGTTCATGTCCGATATACAAATTTTTTGCAGGGTAGCTGGTACTCCAATGTACTTTACCTTGGAGAGGAGGACGGCCTTCCAATCTTAACTATGACGTAAGTTCCAGTCTTCACTTAGCAATTTCTTTTAGATACTATTCGACACACTACTTGAAGGGAAGCTGCCAATGAAATTATCTTTCATGGATAGTGTGAAACTGCTTGTTTCCCTGCAGATGCTCATCGGCAGCTGTTGCACGGCACAAATCTGGCGAGCTGCCATTAGCTCCTCCATCTGAGACCTACTCCGCTACTCTGATCAAAGGACTCGTGGAAGGGAAGCAGCTGGACGCCAACGAGGCTGCCAGCTACATCTCCT
This window encodes:
- the LOC123425379 gene encoding histone deacetylase 5, producing the protein MAAAGAATPMGAAPMVGLLYDDRMCAHATPDGEKHPENPERLRAIRRKLDAEGIASRCVDLKAKEAKEKYIASVHTPNHIKLIRDISSKDYDYRRNKTASKFNSIYFNEGSSESAFLAAGSVIEVAEKVAAGELSSAIALVRPPGHHAEHDEPMGFCLFNNVAIAANYLLNERPDLGINKILIVDWDVHHGNGTQKMFYSDPRVLFFSVHRFDYGSFYPCEVDAAHCFVGEGAGEGYNINVPWEHGKCGDADYVAAWDHVLLPIAEAFDPDIILLSAGFDAAMGDPLGGCCITPDGYALLLTKLLGFAKGRIVMALEGGYNLKSIANSVCVCAKVLLGDNFTYNSPRMQPFESTWKVIQMVRNELKAYWPVLSSKLPDNVPLRSTPSYIEPYASSGSESDVEDVSELPDAISSANVIQVEDDVLSAHITMLKLDEDNLATKNNSSDSVQAQDDGPVAASTRIYDVTFTWRLTLSKVYVWYASFGSNMWKPRFLCYIEGGKVNGMRISCFGSHDTSPPRGTMWRTVPHRLFFGRSSTPAWGTGGVAFLNPEINYNAESYVCMYKITLEQFNDVLFQENSLVKDNSEDGKLESPSSPLIGLSEIESVSSNKALHLEPIKGSWYSNVLYLGEEDGLPILTMTCSSAAVARHKSGELPLAPPSETYSATLIKGLVEGKQLDANEAASYISSAAARSL